The following proteins come from a genomic window of Sardina pilchardus chromosome 13, fSarPil1.1, whole genome shotgun sequence:
- the LOC134100123 gene encoding T-cell surface glycoprotein CD3 delta chain-like gives MRVIFFSLGVLLLIGTAEGGAFSITAQKDKEGVKLTCTKGNHWKHNGVYYNDTATISLEYQDDKSGEYECFSTPVDDDDVAADSLGTYHVRFRTCDSCIQLDAPALAGIVVGNVVATVLIGVAVYFISTQSKGSSLPSNKASKESDRRNLISNDQTYQPLGPHGRDDYDVLHTRRR, from the exons ATGAGggtgatttttttctctttgggTGTCCTTCTTCTGATTGGGACAGCTGAAG GAGGAGCATTTTCCATCACAGCACAAAAAGACAAAGAAGGAGTAAAGCTTACATGTACGAAAGGGAATCATTGGAAACATAATGGGGTCTATTATAATGACACGGCAACTATAAGTCTCGAATATCAGGATGACAAATCTGGGGAATACGAATGTTTTAGTACccctgttgatgatgatgatgttgcgGCAGACAGCCTGGGAACATATCATGTTAGATTCCGAA CTTGTGATAGCTGCATTCAGCTGGATGCACCTGCCCTGGCAGGGATCGTCGTTGGCAACGTTGTGGCCACTGTCCTCATCGGAGTCGCTGTGTACTTCATCTCCACACAGTCCAAAGGCTCGAGCCTCCCGAGCAACAAAG CATCTAAAGAATCTGATCGAAGGAACCTGATCTCGAATGATCAAACTTATCAG CCACTCGGCCCTCATGGACGAGATGATTATGATGTGCTCCACACAAGGAGAAGATGA